The following proteins are co-located in the Apium graveolens cultivar Ventura chromosome 5, ASM990537v1, whole genome shotgun sequence genome:
- the LOC141661605 gene encoding uncharacterized protein LOC141661605 isoform X2: MKKNESSDKGKRKLEDDNDSGTYSKDLKRSENFELGDYPVPWVHYPQSPGDRLQFYTGGSFVAKVYDIARSDSKNCEPVEVVQLLCYSRLAMAFYNIRMGTHFCVVKVLMATAQNTPAYTNYVTFEAETNSGGSVTFQTKILVFYHPCPKIQILFVRIKPDYKPSNNSQPPDLDHIAQVVEERALLSRVINTYAIDSELDSQYCLARYLSQFALVSHDVFVLDQFVVAKHDIESLKVLELVKLDSMVPSYLITFEASLLAETDRKSVKTFETNICMPTLFPTTTIELRSEARVIAGAACRQLVS; encoded by the exons ATGAAAAAGAATGAATCTTCCGATAAAGGGAAGCGTAAATTAGAGGATGATAATGATAGCGGTACTTACTCAAAAGATCTGAAGAGGAGCGAA AATTTTGAGCTAGGAGACTATCCTGTACCTTGGGTACACTATCCACAATCTCCTGGTGATCGCTTACAGTTTTATACCGGTGGTTCATTTGTCGCTAAAGTTTACGATATAGCACGATCCGATTCCAAGAATTGTGAACCCGTCGAAGTTGTCCAACTACTTTGTTACTCTAGGTTGGCTATGGCCTTTTATAACATAAGGATG GGTACACATTTTTGTGTTGTTAAAGTCCTCATGGCAACAGCACAAAACACACCGGCTTACACTAACTATGTTACTTTTGAAGCTGAAACGAATTCGGGGGGTTCCGTTACCTTCCAAACAAAAATACTTGTTTTTTACCATCCATGTCCCAAGATTCAGATTTTGTTTGTTAGGATCAAACCTGATTACAAACCGTCCAACAACTCCCAGCCTCCTGATTTGGATCACATTGCTCAAGTCGTTGAAGAACGCGCCCTCCTCTCTCGAGTCATCAATACCTATGCCATT GACTCAGAATTGGATTCTCAATACTGTTTAGCCCGTTATCTCTCCCAGTTTGCTCTTGTTAGCCATGACGTCTTCGTG TTGGATCAATTTGTTGTTGCAAAGCATGACATTGAGTCGCTCAAAGTTCTCGAGCTAGTAAAACTTGATTCCATGGTTCCAAGTTACCTTATCACTTTTGAAGCTTCCCTGCTTGCTGAGACTGATAGGAAAAGTGTTAAAACCTTCGAGACAAATATATGCATGCCTACCCTCTTTCCGACTACAACTATAGAGTTGAGGTCAGAAGCACGAGTGATTGCAG GTGCTGCATGTCGCCAGCTCGTGTCATGA
- the LOC141661605 gene encoding uncharacterized protein LOC141661605 isoform X1 translates to MKKNESSDKGKRKLEDDNDSGTYSKDLKRSENFELGDYPVPWVHYPQSPGDRLQFYTGGSFVAKVYDIARSDSKNCEPVEVVQLLCYSRLAMAFYNIRMGTHFCVVKVLMATAQNTPAYTNYVTFEAETNSGGSVTFQTKILVFYHPCPKIQILFVRIKPDYKPSNNSQPPDLDHIAQVVEERALLSRVINTYAIDSELDSQYCLARYLSQFALVSHDVFVLDQFVVAKHDIESLKVLELVKLDSMVPSYLITFEASLLAETDRKSVKTFETNICMPTLFPTTTIELRSEARVIAGVNSEACCKPTDAVVQNTPP, encoded by the exons ATGAAAAAGAATGAATCTTCCGATAAAGGGAAGCGTAAATTAGAGGATGATAATGATAGCGGTACTTACTCAAAAGATCTGAAGAGGAGCGAA AATTTTGAGCTAGGAGACTATCCTGTACCTTGGGTACACTATCCACAATCTCCTGGTGATCGCTTACAGTTTTATACCGGTGGTTCATTTGTCGCTAAAGTTTACGATATAGCACGATCCGATTCCAAGAATTGTGAACCCGTCGAAGTTGTCCAACTACTTTGTTACTCTAGGTTGGCTATGGCCTTTTATAACATAAGGATG GGTACACATTTTTGTGTTGTTAAAGTCCTCATGGCAACAGCACAAAACACACCGGCTTACACTAACTATGTTACTTTTGAAGCTGAAACGAATTCGGGGGGTTCCGTTACCTTCCAAACAAAAATACTTGTTTTTTACCATCCATGTCCCAAGATTCAGATTTTGTTTGTTAGGATCAAACCTGATTACAAACCGTCCAACAACTCCCAGCCTCCTGATTTGGATCACATTGCTCAAGTCGTTGAAGAACGCGCCCTCCTCTCTCGAGTCATCAATACCTATGCCATT GACTCAGAATTGGATTCTCAATACTGTTTAGCCCGTTATCTCTCCCAGTTTGCTCTTGTTAGCCATGACGTCTTCGTG TTGGATCAATTTGTTGTTGCAAAGCATGACATTGAGTCGCTCAAAGTTCTCGAGCTAGTAAAACTTGATTCCATGGTTCCAAGTTACCTTATCACTTTTGAAGCTTCCCTGCTTGCTGAGACTGATAGGAAAAGTGTTAAAACCTTCGAGACAAATATATGCATGCCTACCCTCTTTCCGACTACAACTATAGAGTTGAGGTCAGAAGCACGAGTGATTGCAG GGGTCAATTCGGAAGCCTGCTGCAAACCAACAGATGCAGTCGTGCAGAATACACCGCCGTAA
- the LOC141723561 gene encoding LOW QUALITY PROTEIN: PHAF1 protein At3g51130 (The sequence of the model RefSeq protein was modified relative to this genomic sequence to represent the inferred CDS: deleted 1 base in 1 codon) — protein sequence MPICDAFARIEEQPDIYDVVHVKYSEGPSTPATFAAVHPLFGPTFPGIYDKDRAVNHLFYPGLSFTFPVPTKYSECFSNGEAELPLGFPDGTTPITSRISIYDCSIYCKVGVGSLLRKASVHPLPAGSLTYVEEVYAKLGAEVWFTVGQHLHFGASPHDVWTVLGRPCAIHKKEVHIIKKQLGINCASDHQLRTTLSGDYFYNYFTRGFEISFDGKTHGIKKFILHSKYPGHADFNSYSKCNFIICSFDYDGSSQNEVIASKCSITPGTKWEQVKEILGDCGQAPIQVRDSSSPFGSTSVYGYPSVAFEVMKNGYIATVTLFKS from the exons ATGCCTATTTGTGATGCGTTTGCAAGAATAGAGGAGCAGCCTGATATATACGATGTTGTGCATGTAAAGTATTCTGA AGGGCCGTCTACGCCAGCTACTTTCGCAGCCGTACATCCTCTCTTTGGGCCAACATTTCCTGGGATATATGACAAGGATAGAGCTGTAAACCATTTATTCTATCCA GGGTTGTCCTTCACCTTTCCTGTTCCTACTAAGTACTCTGAATGCTTTAGTAATGGAGAAG CTGAATTACCGCTGGGGTTTCCAGATGGTACAACTCCAATCACATCTCGCATTAGTATATATGACTGTTCAATATATTGTAAAGTTGGAGTGGGTTCTTTATTGAGGAAGGCCTCTGTACATCCACTACCTGCTGGCAGCCTC ACGTACGTGGAAGAAGTGTATGCTAAG TTAGGTGCAGAAGTGTGGTTCACTGTAGGCCAACATCTCCATTTTGGTGCATCCCCTCAT GATGTATGGACTGTTTTAGGCCGGCCCTGTGCAATCCATAAAAAAGAGGTACATATTATAAAAAA ACAACTGGGTATCAATTGTGCTTCTGATCATCAGCTCCGCACGACCCTTAGTGGTGATTACTTCTACAATTATTTTACCCGTGGCTTTGAGATATCATTTGATGGGAAG ACACATGGAATTAAGAAGTTTATTCTGCACTCCAAATATCCTGGGCATGCAGATTTCAATTCCTACTCAAAATGCAATTTTATTATCTGCAGTTTTGACT ATGACGGTTCTTCTCAAAATGAGGTAATTGCATCTAAATGCAGTATTACACCTGGCACGAAATGGGAGCAAGTGAAG GAGATACTTGGGGATTGTGGCCAAGCCCCTATTCAAGTACGCGACTCTTCTAGTCCTTTTGGTTCTACGTCTGTATATGGTTATCCTAGTGTTGCATTTGAG GTAATGAAGAATGGTTACATTGCAACTGTAACTCTCTTTAAGTCCTGA